A DNA window from Theobroma cacao cultivar B97-61/B2 chromosome 5, Criollo_cocoa_genome_V2, whole genome shotgun sequence contains the following coding sequences:
- the LOC18599759 gene encoding F-box protein At5g07610: MVTTRSSARLRANITSAEKVANSEDLLQEILLRLPTKTLLRFKLVSKPWLSLISSTHFSLTHTRFLQNNRSLKPHAFFLDVLYKKLPSKFKFLRLNPNIKRLPPFDFIDAPRIRIIQSCVGLLLCVSESDYGLRYFICNPATKKFKVISVYEHEVIYNSYEYVANNLGLDPSESAKLFMDYDQRASVNLAFDPTIEVRRHAGVNLAFDPLISPHYKIFSIWQQLLFGKDPESTTCYIFPTYFIDIYSSETNSWSASKINFNSKHNINIDRAVFFNGAIHWDCADTQSWYIDVNNECLKTMPMPGVHSGFRYFGESGGHLHLVVAKGFSQLKFKIFEMETDYSNWYLKYNVHLEAETFTVVPRRQQNRMRSYLLSCVVQSDEDEGDSILVVLPNGFAISYNLEDGIVKRLRCSNIDKDGHDGGRFHAFPYFETLSCL, encoded by the coding sequence ATGGTGACTACTAGATCCTCTGCCCGACTAAGGGCAAATATCACATCGGCAGAAAAGGTTGCCAATAGTGAAGACCTTTTACAAGAAATCCTCCTAAGACTACCCACCAAAACTCTCCTCAGATTCAAACTCGTATCAAAACCATGGCTTTCTCTTATTTCTAGCACCCACTTTAGCCTCACCCACACTCGTTTCCTCCAAAACAATCGCTCTCTCAAACCTCATGCTTTCTTCCTTGACGTCCTTTATAAAAAACTACCTTCAAAGTTCAAGTTCCTTCGTCTAAACCCTAACATCAAAAGGCTTCCCccttttgattttattgatGCCCCACGCATCAGAATAATTCAATCTTGCGTTGGCTTGCTTCTTTGCGTTTCTGAAAGTGATTATGGCTTGAGGTATTTCATATGTAACCCTGCCACCAAAAAGTTCAAGGTGATCTCTGTTTATGAACATGAAGTTATTTATAATAGTTATGAGTATGTTGCCAACAATCTAGGTCTTGATCCTTCTGAATCAGCTAAATTATTTATGGATTATGATCAACGTGCTAGTGTTAATTTGGCTTTTGATCCTACAATTGAGGTTCGTCGGCATGCTGGTGTCAATTTGGCCTTTGATCCACTCATATCACCTCATTATAAGATTTTTTCtatatggcagcaactatTATTTGGTAAAGATCCTGAAAGTACTACATGTTACATATTTCCTACATACTTCATAGACATATATTCTTCAGAGACCAATTCTTGGAGTGCTTCgaaaatcaatttcaattcGAAGCACAATATAAATATTGATCGTGCTGTTTTTTTTAATGGCGCGATTCATTGGGATTGTGCTGATACTCAATCATGGTACATTGATGTAAATAATGAATGCTTGAAGACAATGCCAATGCCTGGAGTACATAGTGGGTTTCGCTATTTCGGAGAGTCTGGAGGACATTTACACCTTGTTGTTGCAAAAGGGTTTtctcaattaaaatttaaaattttcgagATGGAGACAGATTATTCAAATTGGTACTTGAAATATAATGTACATCTTGAAGCTGAAACGTTTACTGTCGTCCCTAGGCGCCAACAAAATCGAATGCGTAGTTACCTTCTATCTTGTGTTGTTCAATCTGATGAGGATGAAGGGGATTCAATTCTAGTAGTACTTCCAAATGGGTTTGCAATTTCCTATAATTTGGAAGATGGGATAGTGAAGAGGCTGCGATGTTCCAACATAGACAAAGATGGACATGATGGTGGCAGATTTCATGCCTTCCCATACTTTGAGACCCTCTCTTGCCTTTGA